One window of the Pyrus communis chromosome 17, drPyrComm1.1, whole genome shotgun sequence genome contains the following:
- the LOC137723730 gene encoding protein transport protein yos1-like, translated as MGLWTVFQGFLLLANAFAILNEDRFLGPRGWTLLQLQGGRRTTLKGQITGFIHACQFFRFPLIILNLVTIVVKLISG; from the coding sequence ATGGGATTGTGGACTGTATTCCAAGGCTTCTTGCTGCTCGCAAACGCATTCGCCATACTGAACGAAGATCGGTTTTTGGGTCCGAGAGGGTGGACCTTGCTGCAATTGCAAGGAGGGAGGAGAACTACGCTTAAGGGGCAGATCACAGGATTTATACATGCATGCCAATTCTTCAGATTTCCTCTCATAATTTTGAACCTAGTTACCATTGTAGTGAAGCTCATCTCCGGGTGA
- the LOC137723407 gene encoding fructokinase-like 1, chloroplastic, whose protein sequence is MASFHISPPLVVNPRSVISKGVDLESLKLKAFNPQFLLLQPPKSRNLNPPGVSINGEDNGCIEPIKPTRRSRKKGPTSSDSEVPKKTKRSKKSEVVNGAVEPEPVSAIQTEYPESDLEDYDDGVDFPYDDPPLVCCFGAAQKEFVPRVRVSDNPMHPDIYSQWKMLQWDPPEFVRAPGGSPSNVAISHVRLGGRAAFMGKVGKDDFGDELVLMMNKERVQTRAVKLDSTAKTAMTYMKIKFDDERMWAETVKESAEDSLLCSELNLAVLKEARVFHFTSEVLTSPSM, encoded by the exons ATGGCATCATTTCACATCTCTCCCCCACTGGTAGTAAACCCCAGAAGCGTAATTTCAAAAGGGGTAGATTTAGAATCTTTAAAGTTGAAAGCTTTCAATCCACAGTTTTTGCTACTTCAGCCCCCGAAATCGCGCAATCTAAACCCACCCGGAGTTTCCATTAACGGCGAAGACAATGGCTGCATTGAACCCATCAAACCCACTCGCCGCAGCAGGAAAAAGGGCCCCACTTCATCTGATTCAGAAGTACCCAAAAAAACCAAGCGTTCGAAGAAGTCCGAGGTCGTAAATGGCGCTGTCGAACCCGAACCTGTATCCGCAATCCAAACCGAATACCCAGAATCGGACCTCGAAGATTACGACGACGGCGTCGATTTCCCGTACGACGACCCTCCCCTGGTCTGCTGCTTCGGGGCTGCGCAGAAGGAGTTCGTCCCGAGGGTCCGGGTCTCCGACAACCCAATGCACCCCGACATCTACTCGCAGTGGAAGATGCTCCAATGGGACCCGCCGGAGTTCGTGAGGGCGCCGGGCGGGTCGCCCTCCAACGTGGCCATCTCGCACGTGCGGCTCGGCGGGAGGGCGGCGTTTATGGGGAAGGTCGGGAAGGACGATTTTGGGGATGAGCTGGTGCTGATGATGAACAAGGAGAGGGTTCAGACGCGCGCGGTGAAGTTGGATTCGACGGCGAAGACGGCGATGACTTACATGAAGATTAAGTTCGACGATGAGAGGATGTGGGCGGAGACGGTGAAGGAGTCCGCCGAGGACTCGTTGCTTTGCTCCGAGCTCAACCTCGCCGTGCTCAAAGAG GCTAGAGTTTTCCATTTCACTTCAGAAGTTTTGACATCTCCCTCAATGTGA
- the LOC137722064 gene encoding fructokinase-like 1, chloroplastic → MSYSKKFGGLVFFDVNLSLPLWKSRDETRKYINRAWNDADIIEVSRQELEFLLDEDYYVGKRNYRPQYYAEEFEQTKKRRDYYHYMPEEITPLWHKGLKFLFVTDGTLRIHYYSPLFHGVVIGTEDVLITPFTCDRTGSGDAVVAAIMRKLTTHPEMYEDQDVLEGELRFAVAAGIISQWTIGAVRGFPTESATQNLKEQVYVPSMW, encoded by the coding sequence ATGTCTTATTCCAAAAAGTTTGGAGGTCTTGTGTTTTTCGATGTGAATTTGTCATTGCCTCTGTGGAAATCGCGCGATGAAACGAGGAAGTACATCAACAGAGCCTGGAACGATGCTGATATAATTGAGGTTTCGAGGCAGGAATTGGAATTCCTTCTTGATGAAGACTACTACGTGGGGAAGAGGAACTACAGGCCCCAGTATTATGCTGAGGAGTTTGAGCAAACCAAGAAGCGGAGAGATTATTACCATTACATGCCTGAGGAAATAACTCCGTTATGGCATAAAGGACTTAAGTTCCTGTTTGTGACGGATGGAACTCTTCGAATTCATTACTATTCTCCTTTGTTTCACGGTGTTGTCATTGGAACAGAAGATGTGCTCATAACCCCATTCACTTGTGATAGAACTGGTTCTGGAGATGCAGTTGTAGCTGCTATCATGCGAAAGCTGACAACTCACCCCGAGATGTATGAAGACCAAGATGTTTTGGAAGGGGAACTTCGATTTGCAGTTGCAGCAGGAATTATATCGCAGTGGACGATCGGTGCTGTTCGAGGTTTTCCGACAGAAAGCGCTACTCAAAATCTGAAGGAGCAGGTTTATGTGCCTTCGATGTGGTAG